The following are encoded together in the Hippoglossus stenolepis isolate QCI-W04-F060 chromosome 12, HSTE1.2, whole genome shotgun sequence genome:
- the cdt1 gene encoding DNA replication factor Cdt1 codes for MSQARVTDFFSQRKSGTACPVKAAKPRSRGSCALNTGVTSKRTRAVQNKEALLCSSSVHEEFVRLIEEAAGPNDEDSAGSNAATRSPSSPRTPKRTSADAEFDLGAAVFSATADHSTAKKKRQEGAGREAAAPGRPKRRTARKKLVLPQDSPQTAAQPLTSEVTPQPSSPAAPVSEHSAENHTVSSGNTGGQTSKALCKEDIAALKSRIQKIKKHAEKITGTASVSTSSSPAGPAPSCTKPTDPKTSTPPISDAKAIKLTVTRVKQLAAKAQRRKGEREAEDSKPSETVTQDRAEQPAYQRYHNLAQAAPPGLTLPYQYKVLADMFRSMDTVVAMLHNRCETATFAKVKQGVQDMMHKRFEESHVGQIKTVVPEVYTFRQEKNIPTFNSSIKKSSYQLTVEPVILPDQNKARPVLSASRLLERRRIFHWNLVDIVKQHHKEFLSSMVPPVSVPEDKLTRWHPRFNVDTVPAIQTSSLPQPPHTETLATAQEVLDKARSLITPKMEKALVSLSLKTEDKAAESKEPTPSQNPAPPQTSAPSAAQVPTALKGVSQSLLDRIRAKESQKLQATMTRNASQEERLVMMSRLRELARILRTVFVADKKPALIMEVACNRMVLSYRSALSTGEMEKHIRLLAEVAADWLTIHPIRKDFYLKLNKNMELSVVLDQLSRRLSEEERL; via the exons atgtctCAGGCCCGGGTCACGGACTTCTTCTCCCAGAGAAAGAGCGGCACCGCTTGCCCGGTGAAAGCAGCCAAGCCGCGCAGCCGCGGCTCCTGTGCTCTCAACACCGGCGTCACCAGCAAACGCACAAGGGCTGTGCAAAATAAAGAAGCTCTTCTCTGTTCGTCCTCTGTCCACGAAGAGTTTGTCCGACTTATCGAAGAGGCAGCGGGGCCGAACGATGAGGACTCTGCCGGCAGCAACGCGGCGACCCGTTCCCCCTCCAGTCCCCGGACACCGAAGCGGACCTCGGCCGACGCAGAGTTTGACCTCGGGGCTGCGGTGTTTTCTGCCACCGCCGATCACAGCACGGCCAAGAAGAAACGACAAGAAGGGGCCGGCCGAGAGGCTGCGGCCCCGGGGAGACCCAAGAGGAGGACGGCCAGGAAGAAGCTGGTTCTGCCTCAGGACTCACCACAG ACGGCAGCTCAGCCCCTGACCAGTGAGGTGACCCCACAGCCCTCGTCTCCAGCAGCCCCTGTGTCAGAACACAGTGCTGAGAACCACACAGTCAGCAGTGGGAACACTGGGGGACAGACCAGCAAG GCTCTGTGTAAAGAAGACATTGCTGCCCTCAAGTCTCGCATTCAGAAGATTAagaaacatgcagagaaaataaCCGGAACGGCTTcagtttccacttcctcttctccagctgGTCCAGCACCCAGCTGTACGAAACCCACTGACCCCAAAACCTCCACGCCCCCCATCTCTGATGCAAAGGCCATTAAGCTCACTGTTACACGAGTCAAACAGCTTGCAGCTAAAGCTCAGagaagaaagggggagagagaggcagaggataGCAAGCCGAGTGAGACAGTAACCCAGGACAG AGCTGAGCAGCCGGCGTACCAGCGGTACCACAACCTTGCTCAGGCAGCCCCCCCAGGCCTCACCCTGCCGTACCAATACAAGGTGCTGGCTGATATGTTCAGGAGTATGGACACCGTGGTTGCCATGCTGCACAACCGCTGTGAGACGGCAACCTTTGCCAAGGTCAAACAAGGAGTTCAGGACATGATGCACAA GAGGTTTGAGGAGAGCCATGTTGGTCAGATAAAGACAGTGGTTCCTGAAGTCTACACATTCAGACAAGAGAAGAACATCCCGACCTTCAACAGCAGCATTAAGAAGAGCAGCTACCAGCTCACTGTGGAGCCTGTCATTCTCCCTG ATCAAAATAAAGCGCGTCCTGTCCTGTCAGCCTCTCGTCTCCTAGAGAGAAGACGCATTTTCCACTGGAATCTGGTGGACATTGTCAAACAGCACCACAAg GAGTTCCTGTCTTCGATGGTACCTCCAGTGTCTGTCCCAGAAGACAAACTGACCCGCTGGCACCCTCGCTTTAATGTGGACACTGTCCCAGCCATCCAAACGAGCTCTCTGCCTCAGCCTCCTCATACCGAGACACTAGCCACAGCTCAGGAGGTGCTGGACAAGGCCCGCTCACTCATCACACCCAAG ATGGAGAAGGCtctggtgtctctctctctaaagACAGAAGATAAAGCTGCAGAGAGTAAAGAGCCCACTCCTTCACAAAACCCAGCACCCCCCCAGACATCAGCTCCATCTGCAGCTCAGGTCCCAACTGCCCTGAAAGGAGTGTCTCAGTCCCTGCTGGACAGG ATTCGAGCAAAGGAGTCCCAGAAACTCCAAGCGACCATGACCCGAAACGCTTCTCAGGAGGAGCGTCTGGTGATGATGTCACGGCTAAGGGAGCTGGCAAGGATTCTGCGGACGGTTTTCGTTGCAGACAAGAAACCGGCTTTAATAATGGAAGTGGCCTGTAACAGGATGGTGCTCAGCTACAGGTCAGCTCTCAGCACAG GTGAAATGGAGAAGCATATTCGTCTGCTGGCAGAAGttgctgctgattggctgactaTCCATCCAATCAGGAAGGACTTCTACCTGAAGTTAAACAAGAACATGGAGCTCAGCGTGGTTCTGGACCAACTGAGCAGAAGactgagtgaggaggagagactcTGA